A part of Acipenser ruthenus chromosome 12, fAciRut3.2 maternal haplotype, whole genome shotgun sequence genomic DNA contains:
- the LOC117417035 gene encoding A-kinase anchor protein 2-like isoform X1 — MISFWLICMKFLRGTVGVKRTDGNELRNNCSITQNLKENEQKYHSETVTMETSQLSEMATETDCKMDSVETEKLENKDLFRESEDVSFHAEIKKTIEETEVETAIEEHESRKLIEITFQEEALHADVDLEELHQTESVASSVSDTTSSAGSVCETEIRHTEQEPGHQGQFDNDVMTVSSDCHVKEVMEAVEHSTIQENDLFEEMEDSALEHCIKEEALSDVSTEEAETSELITSLQEEIAAVSSDSEIDDKWRSIFTSTVNKENEDLFLGTNIQVKTTEQSVEEKESDGPNPVEMNQETQREATTTEKNNADVDNEFEGKSEHVFQIEEDSNDSSSLLDIHQDKLSEDNNIKVKEDPSQTLKQNPHPSHTSSHDPTKKIPKDYCVVEESQNENVDMEHVDFIVARKQWLKMEELTKCQSCNSPVKQSKCQAGHSFMHTPVRNIEKPVSQENREAHKRQVKDVGVGSFDIMMGESLGKNDHQQTLFSPSSEDSGLDDSSCRSTYDDTSLTATDTLVSPKSNQETPIEKEIRQALEREVNLRRERGISQPVVSNEYVEIKTKPSLLHQGSDRPKGTTKQFAELQMQRDILLECSREYDLVQQGKVRGKYNRGLSQEIEEKRNIYQTQDKCKMQRSLSHGPLYHELSAENVIILEHDSFLSPGRQGGKDNPVSPVRKKQNKWPPETANVIILETSNVIIRSASEFCLSAAQDSQENTIHSNPFFKLRSRSSLSLVDQEIKIATQREEELQRQRASLYSNEKTGYSTVLASPNLLDPFSFDKSEMPLRCRSSPSSPMKSAFKNMDQSPLRCDSKQFLEAAAGSRRKSEMALRWEAGIFTNNE, encoded by the exons ATGATTTCCTTCTGGCTGATCTGTATGAAGTTTCTG AGAGGCACAGTTGGGGTGAAAAGGACTGATGGAAATGAACTGAGAAACAACTGCAGCATTACTCAAAATCTGAAAGAAAACGAACAAAAATACCACTCTGAAACTGTAACCATGGAGACTAGCCAGCTATCAGAAATGGCAACGGAAACTGACTGTAAAATGGATTCTGTAGAAACAGAAAAGCTTGAAAATAAAGACTTGTTTAGAGAAAGCGAAGATGTTAGTTTCCATGCAGAAATAAAGAAAACCATCGAAGAAACAGAAGTTGAAACCGCAATAGAAGAACACGAAAGCAGGAAATTAATAGAAATTACCTTTCAAGAGGAGGCTTTGCATGCAGACGTGGATTTAGAGGAGcttcatcaaacagagtctgttgCTTCCTCAGTGTCTGACACAACTTCCAGTGCTGGCAGTGTTTGTGAAACTGAAATCAGACACACAGAACAAGAACCAGGTCATCAAGGCCAGTTCGATAATGACGTTATGACAGTATCTTCAGATTGTCATGTTAAGGAAGTAATGGAAGCTGTGGAGCATAGCACCATCCAggaaaatgatttgtttgaagaAATGGAGGACTCGGCTTTAGAGCACTGTATAAAAGAGGAAGCACTTTCTGATGTGTCTACTGAAGAAGCTGAAACCTCTGAACTAATTACCAGTTTACAGGAAGAAATAGCTGCTGTGTCTTCAGATAGTGAGATTGATGACAAATGGAGGAGCATTTTCACTTCTACTGTTAATAAAGAAAATGAGGATTTGTTCTTAGGCACAAATATCCAGGTGAAAACTACAGAACAATCTGTTGAGGAGAAAGAGAGCGATGGACCAAACCCAGTGGAAATGAATCAAGAGACTCAGAGGGAAGCCACAACCACTGAGAAAAACAATGCAGATGTTGACAATGAGTTTGAAGGCAAAAGTGAACATGTTTTTCAAATAGAGGAAGATTCAAACGATTCTTCTTCACTGTTAGACATTCACCAGGATAAGCTATCTGAGGATAACAATATAAAAGTCAAGGAAGACCCAAGTCAAACCTTAAAGCAAAATCCACATCCATCACACACCAGTTCACATGATCCTACCAAGAAGATTCCCAAAGACTACTGCGTAGTTGAAGAGTCACAAAATGAAAATGTAGATATGGAACATGTTGATTTTATAGTTGCACGTAAACAGTGGTTGAAGATGGAAGAGTTGACAAAATGCCAAAGCTGCAATTCTCCAGTCAAACAGAGTAAATGCCAGGCAGGTCACAGCTTCATGCACACTCCTGTTAGAAACATTGAAAAACCTGTGAGTCAAGAGAACAGAGAGGCACACAAACGACAAGTAAAAGATGTGGGGGTAGGAAGTTTTGATATAATGATGGGTGAGAGTTTAGGAAAAAATGACCACCAGCAAACTCTCTTCAGTCCTTCCTCGGAAGATTCTGGTTTGGATGATTCCAGTTGCAGATCTACCTATGATGATACAAGTTTAACAGCCACTGACACACTGGTGTCTCCAAAATCAAATCAAGAAACTCCAATTGAAAAGGAGATCCGGCAGGCTTTAGAGAGAGAAGTGAATTTAAGGCGTGAAAGGGGGATTTCACAGCCAGTTGTCTCAAATGAATATGTGGAGATCAAAACCAAACCTTCCCTTCTCCACCAAGGATCTGATCGTCCTAAAGGAACAACCAAGCAATTTGCTGAGCTGCAGATGCAGAGAGATATTTTACTGGAGTGCAGTAGAGAATATGACCTTGTTCAGCAAGGAAAGGTCAGGGGCAAGTATAACAGAGGACTGTCCCAGGAAATAGAGGAAAAAAGGAATATATATCAAACACAAGATAAGTGTAAAATGCAGAGGTCACTGTCACATGGGCCTCTATATCATGAGTTGTCTGCAGAAAATGTTATTATACTGGAGCATGATTCCTTTCTCTCCCCTGGAAGACAAGGTGGGAAAGATAATCCAGTTTCTCCTGTACGCAAGAAACAAAACAAGTGGCCCCCAGAGACAGCAAATGTGATCATACTAGAAACATCAAACGTGATCATACGCAGTGCATCTGAGTTTTGTCTATCTGCTGCACAAGACAGCCAAGAAAATACTATTCACAGCAATCCTTTCTTCAAGCTACGTTCCAGGAGTTCTCTGTCTCTAGTCGACCAGGAGATTAAAATAGCGACACAGAGAGAAGAAGAATTGCAAAGACAAAGGGCCAGTCTTTATTCAAATGAGAAGACCGGA
- the LOC117417035 gene encoding mitotic interactor and substrate of PLK1-like isoform X2, producing METSQLSEMATETDCKMDSVETEKLENKDLFRESEDVSFHAEIKKTIEETEVETAIEEHESRKLIEITFQEEALHADVDLEELHQTESVASSVSDTTSSAGSVCETEIRHTEQEPGHQGQFDNDVMTVSSDCHVKEVMEAVEHSTIQENDLFEEMEDSALEHCIKEEALSDVSTEEAETSELITSLQEEIAAVSSDSEIDDKWRSIFTSTVNKENEDLFLGTNIQVKTTEQSVEEKESDGPNPVEMNQETQREATTTEKNNADVDNEFEGKSEHVFQIEEDSNDSSSLLDIHQDKLSEDNNIKVKEDPSQTLKQNPHPSHTSSHDPTKKIPKDYCVVEESQNENVDMEHVDFIVARKQWLKMEELTKCQSCNSPVKQSKCQAGHSFMHTPVRNIEKPVSQENREAHKRQVKDVGVGSFDIMMGESLGKNDHQQTLFSPSSEDSGLDDSSCRSTYDDTSLTATDTLVSPKSNQETPIEKEIRQALEREVNLRRERGISQPVVSNEYVEIKTKPSLLHQGSDRPKGTTKQFAELQMQRDILLECSREYDLVQQGKVRGKYNRGLSQEIEEKRNIYQTQDKCKMQRSLSHGPLYHELSAENVIILEHDSFLSPGRQGGKDNPVSPVRKKQNKWPPETANVIILETSNVIIRSASEFCLSAAQDSQENTIHSNPFFKLRSRSSLSLVDQEIKIATQREEELQRQRASLYSNEKTGYSTVLASPNLLDPFSFDKSEMPLRCRSSPSSPMKSAFKNMDQSPLRCDSKQFLEAAAGSRRKSEMALRWEAGIFTNNE from the coding sequence ATGGAGACTAGCCAGCTATCAGAAATGGCAACGGAAACTGACTGTAAAATGGATTCTGTAGAAACAGAAAAGCTTGAAAATAAAGACTTGTTTAGAGAAAGCGAAGATGTTAGTTTCCATGCAGAAATAAAGAAAACCATCGAAGAAACAGAAGTTGAAACCGCAATAGAAGAACACGAAAGCAGGAAATTAATAGAAATTACCTTTCAAGAGGAGGCTTTGCATGCAGACGTGGATTTAGAGGAGcttcatcaaacagagtctgttgCTTCCTCAGTGTCTGACACAACTTCCAGTGCTGGCAGTGTTTGTGAAACTGAAATCAGACACACAGAACAAGAACCAGGTCATCAAGGCCAGTTCGATAATGACGTTATGACAGTATCTTCAGATTGTCATGTTAAGGAAGTAATGGAAGCTGTGGAGCATAGCACCATCCAggaaaatgatttgtttgaagaAATGGAGGACTCGGCTTTAGAGCACTGTATAAAAGAGGAAGCACTTTCTGATGTGTCTACTGAAGAAGCTGAAACCTCTGAACTAATTACCAGTTTACAGGAAGAAATAGCTGCTGTGTCTTCAGATAGTGAGATTGATGACAAATGGAGGAGCATTTTCACTTCTACTGTTAATAAAGAAAATGAGGATTTGTTCTTAGGCACAAATATCCAGGTGAAAACTACAGAACAATCTGTTGAGGAGAAAGAGAGCGATGGACCAAACCCAGTGGAAATGAATCAAGAGACTCAGAGGGAAGCCACAACCACTGAGAAAAACAATGCAGATGTTGACAATGAGTTTGAAGGCAAAAGTGAACATGTTTTTCAAATAGAGGAAGATTCAAACGATTCTTCTTCACTGTTAGACATTCACCAGGATAAGCTATCTGAGGATAACAATATAAAAGTCAAGGAAGACCCAAGTCAAACCTTAAAGCAAAATCCACATCCATCACACACCAGTTCACATGATCCTACCAAGAAGATTCCCAAAGACTACTGCGTAGTTGAAGAGTCACAAAATGAAAATGTAGATATGGAACATGTTGATTTTATAGTTGCACGTAAACAGTGGTTGAAGATGGAAGAGTTGACAAAATGCCAAAGCTGCAATTCTCCAGTCAAACAGAGTAAATGCCAGGCAGGTCACAGCTTCATGCACACTCCTGTTAGAAACATTGAAAAACCTGTGAGTCAAGAGAACAGAGAGGCACACAAACGACAAGTAAAAGATGTGGGGGTAGGAAGTTTTGATATAATGATGGGTGAGAGTTTAGGAAAAAATGACCACCAGCAAACTCTCTTCAGTCCTTCCTCGGAAGATTCTGGTTTGGATGATTCCAGTTGCAGATCTACCTATGATGATACAAGTTTAACAGCCACTGACACACTGGTGTCTCCAAAATCAAATCAAGAAACTCCAATTGAAAAGGAGATCCGGCAGGCTTTAGAGAGAGAAGTGAATTTAAGGCGTGAAAGGGGGATTTCACAGCCAGTTGTCTCAAATGAATATGTGGAGATCAAAACCAAACCTTCCCTTCTCCACCAAGGATCTGATCGTCCTAAAGGAACAACCAAGCAATTTGCTGAGCTGCAGATGCAGAGAGATATTTTACTGGAGTGCAGTAGAGAATATGACCTTGTTCAGCAAGGAAAGGTCAGGGGCAAGTATAACAGAGGACTGTCCCAGGAAATAGAGGAAAAAAGGAATATATATCAAACACAAGATAAGTGTAAAATGCAGAGGTCACTGTCACATGGGCCTCTATATCATGAGTTGTCTGCAGAAAATGTTATTATACTGGAGCATGATTCCTTTCTCTCCCCTGGAAGACAAGGTGGGAAAGATAATCCAGTTTCTCCTGTACGCAAGAAACAAAACAAGTGGCCCCCAGAGACAGCAAATGTGATCATACTAGAAACATCAAACGTGATCATACGCAGTGCATCTGAGTTTTGTCTATCTGCTGCACAAGACAGCCAAGAAAATACTATTCACAGCAATCCTTTCTTCAAGCTACGTTCCAGGAGTTCTCTGTCTCTAGTCGACCAGGAGATTAAAATAGCGACACAGAGAGAAGAAGAATTGCAAAGACAAAGGGCCAGTCTTTATTCAAATGAGAAGACCGGA
- the LOC117417037 gene encoding palmdelphin-like, which yields MEEAELLKERLQAITDKRRIQEDIGKKRIEIEEEKLKLQYLKKKSLREKWLMDGLSGQSLQEQEEITKQAQDDQQQTKLLERNIHRMENEIKALEQLEVQISTNEGIILKRLKEVEKSPEDIIKAVKAEAQKESIAYVYSEISDLPKSYKPSKLKKMASPEPETDNDQSKQALFAMEINVQKDMKTGESQVLSTATVSAEEFKEKGIKVYDDGRKSIYAVHSNGGNNHNGLEELSPVEVEELLRKATEKKSALEYHEPVFSSPYSRPSTPKKQDREQISPEPNSPQPNRHQEMGGRHTPVKLELHNEKAHFQDGIDHLPHFKGSQLEGQKIPSRNNQNIFKNVDEPHMSRNNQKPIQIPYQDPRENHCAAVFLNSGYSNGQSSLVHQEDTRCNILHAVPTNVESKEPVTMIFMGYQSIEDQDEAVGFEGAIRAELVVIDDDDDNDDHDAQPSYHPDGQHSKAFHPAINSNAGLYLPDARINLNMNNMYSEGPMTGDGTDDPSMTALGLRMAKLGKRMM from the exons ATGGAAGAGGCAGAACTGCTGAAGGAGCGACTCCAAGCCATTACA GATAAGAGAAGAATCCAAGAGGACATTGGGAAAAAAAGGATAGAAATAGAAGAAGAAAAATTGAAGCTTCAATATTTAAAG AAAAAATCTTTGAGAGAAAAATGGCTCATGGACGGATTAAGTGGCCAGAGTCTGCAGGAACAAGAGGAAATAACTAAACAGGCTCAGGACGACCAGCAACAGACCAAACTGCTGGAAAGGAACATCCACAG GATGGAAAATGAAATCAAGGCACTTGAACAGCTTGAGGTACAGATCTCAACCAATGAGGGAATTATATTGAAAAGGTTGAAAGAAGTTGAGAAATCTCCAGAAGATATCATAAAG GCTGTAAAGGCTGAAGCCCAAAAAG agtCAATTGCATATGTTTATTCCGAGATTTCGGATCTTCCGAAATCTTACAAACCTTCAAAGCTGAAGAAAATGGCAAGTCCAGAACCTGAAACAGATAATGATCAATCCAAACAAG CTTTGTTTGCAATGGAGATCAATGTGCAAAAGGACATGAAGACTGGAGAAAGTCAGGTTCTGTCGACGGCAACTGTCTCAGCTGAGGAGTTTAAAGAGAAAGGGATTAAAGTATACGATGATGGAAGAAAATCAATTTACGCAGTGCATTCTAATGGGGGAAACAATCACAATGGGCTAGAGGAACTGTCCCCAGTTGAGGTAGAGGAGCTGTTAAGGAAAGCCACGGAAAAGAAGTCTGCTTTAGAATACCACGAACCAGTGTTCTCAAGCCCGTACAGCAGACCCTCAACCCCAAAGAAGCAAGACAGGGAGCAGATCAGCCCAGAACCAAACAGTCCACAACCAAACAGACACCAAGAGATGGGTGGCAGACACACTCCTGTTAAATTAGAACTTCACAATGAAAAAGCTCATTTTCAAGATGGCATAGACCATTTGCCTCATTTCAAGGGATCTCAGTTGGAAGGACAAAAGATCCCAAGCAGAAAtaaccaaaatatttttaaaaatgtagacgAACCACACATGTCCAGAAATAACCAAAAACCAATCCAGATTCCTTACCAGGACCCAAGGGAAAACCATTGTGCAGCAGTTTTTCTTAATTCAGGATACAGCAATGGTCAGTCATCTTTAGTCCATCAAGAGGATACCAGATGCAACATTCTACACGCTGTGCCTACCAATGTTGAAAGCAAGGAACCAGTTACCATGATATTTATGGGTTATCAAAGCATAGAGGATCAGGATGAAGCTGTGGGTTTTGAGGGGGCTATTCGGGCTGAACTGGTAgttattgatgatgatgatgataatgatgaccACGATGCGCAGCCATCTTACCATCCTGATGGGCAGCATAGCAAGGCTTTCCATCCAGCTATCAACTCGAATGCTGGTCTGTATCTTCCAGATGCACGAATAAACTTGAACATGAACAACATGTATTCTGAAGGGCCAATGACTGGAGATGGTACCGACGACCCTTCAATGACAg CACTAGGACTGAGAATGGCAAAACTAGGCAAAAGAATGATGTAA